From Xenopus tropicalis strain Nigerian chromosome 3, UCB_Xtro_10.0, whole genome shotgun sequence, the proteins below share one genomic window:
- the nmb gene encoding neuromedin-B isoform X1 gives MSAVPLTRMLPLGFLAHLLLFSFIPLSFCMDFSEDTGKLDKFSLLHRRGNQWAIGHFMGKKSLRDTYNLGKQDMESEDFHPKTMESMRGTFFREPLRSLLPSQREEAQQLLKKIMDHYIKTSQK, from the exons ATGTCGGCTGTGCCTCTTACTAGGATGCTGCCGCTCGGGTTTCTCGCTCATCTGCTGCTTTTCTCCTTCATTCCACTCTCTTTTTGCATGGATTTTTCTGAAGATACTGGCAAACTAGATAAATTCAGCCTGCTCCACAGGAGAGGAAATCAGTGGGCAATTG GGCATTTCATGGGTAAAAAGAGCCTGCGAGACACATACAATTTAGGTAAACAGGACATGGAATCAGAAGACTTTCATCCAAAGACCATGGAAAGTATGAGAGGCACCTTCTTTCGAGAGCCACTTAGATCACTGTTGCCCAGCCAGAGAGAGGAAGCACAG cAGCTATTAAAGAAGATCATGGATCATTATATTAAAACGTCTCAGAAGTAG
- the nmb gene encoding neuromedin-B isoform X2 — translation MSAVPLTRMLPLGFLAHLLLFSFIPLSFCMDFSEDTGKLDKFSLLHRRGNQWAIGHFMGKKSLRDTYNLGKQDMESEDFHPKTMESMRGTFFREPLRSLLPSQREEAQLLKKIMDHYIKTSQK, via the exons ATGTCGGCTGTGCCTCTTACTAGGATGCTGCCGCTCGGGTTTCTCGCTCATCTGCTGCTTTTCTCCTTCATTCCACTCTCTTTTTGCATGGATTTTTCTGAAGATACTGGCAAACTAGATAAATTCAGCCTGCTCCACAGGAGAGGAAATCAGTGGGCAATTG GGCATTTCATGGGTAAAAAGAGCCTGCGAGACACATACAATTTAGGTAAACAGGACATGGAATCAGAAGACTTTCATCCAAAGACCATGGAAAGTATGAGAGGCACCTTCTTTCGAGAGCCACTTAGATCACTGTTGCCCAGCCAGAGAGAGGAAGCACAG CTATTAAAGAAGATCATGGATCATTATATTAAAACGTCTCAGAAGTAG